The Deltaproteobacteria bacterium nucleotide sequence GATCCTCTGTCAATGAAAACGGTACACTGACTCGATGGGGGCATGGGAGAAGGCAGTAGCCTCCATCGTCTTAATCCCCCACTCCTTCTCCCAACATAGGGCCGGTTCGCTGCAAAGCGGACCGGCCCTCACTTTTTCTGATATCCCAGGCCGACTAAGTATTGCTCCCGTGATCCGGTGCGGGTCGCGGCGGGGATATGGTTCGTAGCCCGCTGAAAGGCATTGGCCAACACTTTCCGCAGCTGGGCGACGTCCGGACCTTCAAAGATCTTGACCGCAAAATTTCCTTCGGGTCGGAGCACTGCCTGCGCGATCGTCCACGCCGCGGATGCCAGCGCGTATGAATGGTAGGCATCACTGAATTTGACCCCCGTCGTATGAGGTGCCAAATCGGAAAGGACAATGTCCGCGGGTCCCCCCAACGCCTCAATGAGTGGTGCCGGATTCTCCGTCAGCGCTTCGATATCGGCCTGCAGCGTGACGACCGTTGAGGGGAGCGTAATCATGATCGGTTCCAAATCCACGCCGACTACCCGTCCGGAAGGACCGACCGCTCGGGCAATTGTCTGCAACCATCCCCCCGGGGCACAGCCGAGGTCCAGGACCCGCATTCCAGGTCGGAGCAACCGAAACTTCTGAGATAACTCATCTAATTTAAATGTTGCGCGACTGGCGAGGCCGGCGACCTTGGCCTGGCGATAAAAATGATCCTTGCGGTCGTACTGTGCCATCGGCGGCCTTCTAAGGTTTTTTTTGTCGATACGCAACGATTCGCTCGGACTGGCAAAGCCAGATCCTCGCTAATAGTCGGGGGGTGCCTCGCTCCCCCCGACGCCCCCCATCTGCAACAATATTCCTCTCTCGACGCAACTTCTGCTCTGGCTGTGCCGATACTGGGAATGAGGCAGTGGCGTTTGTATGCCTGTCTCCGTTGGGTTCTGGCAAACGGCTTGCACTTAAGGAATCCCAACGGGCTACACAACAAAAGGAGTCGGCGATGGCGATTGATAAAACAAGAGTGAAAACAGTGCTTTCAGCAACAGCTCCCGATGAGGCGCTGTTACGGACTGCGGGGAAGAAAGTCGCCGCTTCGGGGAATCAAGTCCG carries:
- a CDS encoding RlmE family RNA methyltransferase, with the translated sequence MAQYDRKDHFYRQAKVAGLASRATFKLDELSQKFRLLRPGMRVLDLGCAPGGWLQTIARAVGPSGRVVGVDLEPIMITLPSTVVTLQADIEALTENPAPLIEALGGPADIVLSDLAPHTTGVKFSDAYHSYALASAAWTIAQAVLRPEGNFAVKIFEGPDVAQLRKVLANAFQRATNHIPAATRTGSREQYLVGLGYQKK